CGCGGGGTCTTTCAGCACGTCAATGCTCGGGCTTTGCACCCAACCGGAATTGTGCACGTGGGGTTTGGGGTCGCGCTGCTTGCCAAGCTTGGGATAGGGGTCCCATACGGAATCGAACGGCACGAACATCACGCCAATACCGTGCTTGTCGGCGATGGATAGAAACTGGTCGATCCGGTTACAGAAGCCTTCGGCGTCCTGCTGCCACAAGAGGTCGTGCAGGAACACGCGAATGCTGGTAAAACCCAGGCTCTCGGCATAACCGAGTTCGCGGTCGATGGTGGCGGGGTCGAAGGTGTCGGCCTGCCACATTTCGAGTTGGTTGATGGCCGTGCTCGGGCTGAAGTTGCAGCCCACCAGCCACGGTTGTGCGGCATACCATGTGTTGGCTTTTTCTTCTGTCCAACGCGGGGCGGGGCCTTGCGCCAACGCCATCGCCACTACCGCCGCCGTCACTCCGGATGTCATCGCAAACATGACTTCTCCCCTCAACTCTGCCTAAGTGGTTTCGACTTGCCCCCCGACTTACGATGCACGAAGCAACCCAATTTCGCAAGTTGGTCGCTTGGTCTGCCATCGATGTGGCGCAGCCGGGCGTCCACTTCCTCGTAGCGCCCGACTTCCACGCCTGGTACTGCGATTCGGTATCGCCCTCCCCCTCCGTACCGCTTGACATCTACTATGCTCATAGTAGATACTATATTCATAGTAGCAAAACGAAAGGCGTTGCCATGAAGTCAGCTAGCCGGCCTTCCGAACTGGAACTCCAAGTCCTGGCCCTCATGTGGGAAAACGGCCCGCTGACGGCCCGGGAAGTGAGTGCGCTCATGCCCGACGGAAAGTCGCGGGCGTACACGACGGTGTTGAGCGTGCTTCAAGTAATGGAAAAGAAGGGACTCGTATCGCACACGCAGGATGGACGGGCAAATCGCTATGCGGCGAAGGCCGCCAAGCGCGCCGTACTTGGACCGATGTTGAGACAGATGGTCGCAAATGTGTTCGGAGGAAGCCCGTCGGCGGCAGTGCAGCACTTGTTACAGGAGACAAAAGTCTCAGCTGACGAACTGAGCGAGATTCGCAAGGTCATTGCGGAACATGACACGGCCTCAAAGCGAGGAGGCAAAGCCAAATGATCGATCTCGCCTCGCTGTGGAGTCCAACGCTATGGGCACAATTGCCCATGGCGCTGCTGCACACGATTTGGGAAGGCACGCTCATTTCCGTGCTGCTTTGGGCAGTGCTCCGTCGTCTCCCGGCGAAGCATGCAGACCTTCGATACGGCGCGAGCGTGGCAGCGATGGCGATAGTCGTGGCAACGTGGTGGACCACATGGGCATTGCTAGGTTTTGAGGCATCAAATTCGGAAGTCATGAACGATGCCACGAACGTCGCCGCAACCGCACCGTCCGCTTCCTCCATGACGCGCGCCGAGACGCCTGCACCAACTTCGAAGCCTACGCATTCGAGTATCCCGTGGCAACAGTGGACCACGTATGCGTGGCTCGCAGGAGTGGCCGCAATGACGATTCGTACCGCCGCGTTGCTCACGGGCGCGGGCCAATTGCGCAGAGAAAGCGTGCCGTGTACCAACGAGGCCGTTCTCGCGTTTGCGGAAGATATACGCGAAGCTATTGGCGTAGGACGCCGGGTCGCGCTGCGCGTGTCGCAAACGGCAACGAGTCCGTTTGCGATGGGTATTCTGTGGCCGGTGGTCGTGCTTCCCGCGCACATCGCTACGGGAATGCCGCCGGAATACCTCCGTGCAGTGCTTGCGCACGAGTTCGCACACATTCGCCGTTGGGATTATCTCGTCAACCTGATGCAGTTGCTCGTGGAGTCGTTGCTGTTCTTCAACCCCGCCGTGTGGTGGATTAGCCGGCAGATTCGGATTGAGCGGGAGGCCTGCTGCGACGCGATGGCCATCCGGCATTGCGGCAACGCAGTGGAATACGCGCGCGTGCTCGCCGACGCGGCTGAGCGAACCAATGCGTCGTTAGCTGCCGTCATGGCCATGGGTGGACCTCTGCCCGAGCAATCGCTGCTTGAGCGGGTGCGCCGTTTGCTTGCGCCGAATCATCGCCCCATCCTGTGCCTTCCCTGGTACACGTTTTCAATCTTCCTGCTCGTATCTACGATCTTGCTGGCAAGCCTCGGCGGCACCACGTTCTTCGCGGTGACGTTTATTGCCCAGGCTATGAAGCCCGAAGAGCGGATTGCGAAGATGGCCGAAGTGCAACAGAAGACCAGAGAATTGCACTTTGATGATTCTGCGCGCGTCGTAGTCACCGGTACCGTGCAAACCGAGGATGGTACGCCGCTCCCAAAACCGCTGAATATTAGTTTTGAGAGCATTACCGACTGTAGCTCCTGCTATGACTCGGCGCCTATTCATGACGGGCACTATGAAAAGGAGATACTGCCGGGGTTCGTTTTGGCGTTCTGCAGGGTAGATGGGTATGCCCTCTCTTTTGCGGAGCCAACGCTGGTCACACCGGAGCAGTCACCGCGGGAAATCAACGTCGTGTTACGGCGTGGCCGCACCGCGCAAATCCATTGTATGGACAACAACGGAACGTCGGTTGCCAACGCACGCGTCGTGTGGAACTTACCGCTTGTCATACCGACTCGCCAAAAGAATGCCCTCTGGTTTCCCGGAGGAGAAGCCGTCTCCGATGCCGAGGGTATGATCCAAGTTGAGCATTGCTGGGATCGGCCGCTCAAACTGGAGGTCATAGCACCAGGCTACCAAATGCGGCGAATACCGGAGGCCGCCATACCCACAAACGAAGCTTTCACGTGTATGCTCGAGAAGGCACGACCTGCGCGCATCATCGTCAAGGATCGCGTAACCGGCGCGCCCATTGAAGGAGCAGAATTGCTGCTCTTGGTGTCAGAAGGTCTGTATTTCTACCAATGCGACCTTCAGAATGGTCTGAACCCAGCACGCGACGCAATGCGGCTGGGAGTCTCGGACCCAAGCGGGCAAATCCTCTTCGACACCGCAAGCGAGGGCACGCGCTATTGGTGCGGCATCGCGGCTCCAAATGGCCGCAAGATCATTTTGGATCGCCCTATCGTCGCTGGGCAAGAAACGATAGACGTCGAAGTCGGTCCGCCGCTTTCTGTACGCGGCACGATATTCGCTCCTCCCGATACCAGCGACGTGTGGAATGGTCCGCATGAAGTTGGATACGAGTTCATCCTACGTATTGCTCATCAGTCCCATGGGTTAATGGGTAATTTTGACGCGGTCTTCAAAGACGGTGTGGCGGAATTCTTCTACTCGAATCTCTGGCCCTGTGGGATCGTGTTGTACGGTGGAGAAGACCGGAACGTGATCGATCTGCGAGAACCGGTGGACAATGTAGAACTCAGGCTTGCACCGAAAGTCCTAAAGACTGAGCAGGCCAAACGCAAAGTAGTCGTGCACTTCGTTGTGCCCGAAGGCAATCCGGCGCCACAAGGCACATTTCGGCTCGACCATATCGCCCGCCCCGGCGACACTCACTATACAATCAGGACATTTCCTATTCTCTTTGGCGAAGTTCATACCGAGGTACCGGTACCTACGAAGCTTGCTTACCATATGGACCGCACTGCAGGGTATTGGATCAAACAAGCTTCGGAGATAGTGGTTGATGCGGGGGATGAACCATTTCGGCTGAATGTGCCCACTCTGCCAGCGGGCGCGATTCATGGAAAAATATCCGGGAGCCATTCGAGAGGCCTGAACTTAACATTGAAAGAACTTGAGCAAGCGCCAAGTGTAGATACGCAGTCATTAGATGTTCAGCCCGAGTACAATGCCGATGGAGAGTATTCGATTAGCCCGCTGCCGATTGGCGGAGTCTATTGCGTCATGGCCTGCGCAGACGCCACGACAGTGATCAGTGATTCCATCGCGCTGACGGAGGCCGAGCCTATACACGAAGTGAACCTCACCCTACCTGAGGGGAAAACCATCTCGGGGCAAGTGACTCTGCCAGATGGAACCCCCTTGGCTGGCTGTACAGTAATGCTGAAACTCGCGCACCCCAAAATGTCTTCGTCGAATTCAACGTTAACGGATGGGCAAGGAAAGTTCCGATTCGAGCACGTAAACCCAGAGTGGGGCATGAGCTATTCTCTTGAGATCAGATCGAGAGCAGACTTCCAGCCGCTGTATCGCAAGGTGAAGCCAGGTGCAATCGTTGACCTCAGGCTAGAACACGGCAAGGTCCTTGAAGGTACGTTGATTGAAGATGCAAGCGGCCTTCCAATCCCCGGCGCTCAGGTTTGTGCAATCTCGTTGAAACAGCATGGCCTTGTGGAAGCAGAAGTCAAGACGGACAAGCACGGGAAGTTCCGCTTCAGTACGCTGAGCGATGGGGAGTACCGGCTCAGCGCGCGCGATGCACGCGAAATCAAGGAGATGTTGGTTACGCCCGACACTGGTAAACCGGTCGAGCTACGGGTGACATTAGCCGACTGGAGTACGTTGAAGCCTGCTAAAAAGAGTCAATGACTCTGCGCCGAGGCACGATCAAGCGCTAATCACTCTGCAGTCATTTCGACCCTGTATCGAGTTCATGTATCGCCTTGGCAATCGCTTCTTTGAATCGCAGGTCCGTTTCGTACGTCACATAGTCTGCATTCTGGAATTGGGTGAGTACTTCGCTGACATTGGCGACGTCGGACTTCTCCAGCGCATACACTATGGCCCGCACAAAGTCGCTGACGGCCCGCGTGTGGTCGTTGTTCGCCTTGTACCGTGCTGACGTGTTTGCGACCACCCCGGAGATGAGATTACCGAGTAACAGCGCGAGGAGTGTGTACCCGATCAAGACTCGCCGGTATCCTGAACGTAGTAGGAAGTACCACCCTGCACCGAATACGATCGTCAAGATCGCCGATACAATCCAGATTTCCGACATGCAGCCTCCTCCTCCCCCGAAGTCTGAAGCCAATGTGATTCGCCCTGAGTTGATTCACCGCCCCGCTTCGTTTACATACAGCACTTTGTTCGAAAGCTCGGTGCGGTCGCGCATGCGTTTCATGGCGTCGAAGAGGGTATCGAGGCCGACGCGGTGAGTGATGAGGCGTTTCAGGTTGAGTTTTCCGGAGGCCATGAAATCGAGCGCGAGTTTCCATTCGTTGCGCGGCAGGTTGCTGTAGCTGGAATTCCAGGTTCCGAACACTTTCAGTTGCTTGCGGAGGATCGCCCAGTAGGCATTCTGGGAGAGGCGCATATCGCCGTCGGGATTGCCCATGAGCACGACGCGGCCGAACGTGCGCGCGGCGAGCATGCATTGTTCGAAGGCCGCGGAACTGCCGGACGCCTCGACGACGAGATCGGCCCCGTCGCTGGTTACGC
This DNA window, taken from Candidatus Hydrogenedentota bacterium, encodes the following:
- a CDS encoding carboxypeptidase regulatory-like domain-containing protein; protein product: MIDLASLWSPTLWAQLPMALLHTIWEGTLISVLLWAVLRRLPAKHADLRYGASVAAMAIVVATWWTTWALLGFEASNSEVMNDATNVAATAPSASSMTRAETPAPTSKPTHSSIPWQQWTTYAWLAGVAAMTIRTAALLTGAGQLRRESVPCTNEAVLAFAEDIREAIGVGRRVALRVSQTATSPFAMGILWPVVVLPAHIATGMPPEYLRAVLAHEFAHIRRWDYLVNLMQLLVESLLFFNPAVWWISRQIRIEREACCDAMAIRHCGNAVEYARVLADAAERTNASLAAVMAMGGPLPEQSLLERVRRLLAPNHRPILCLPWYTFSIFLLVSTILLASLGGTTFFAVTFIAQAMKPEERIAKMAEVQQKTRELHFDDSARVVVTGTVQTEDGTPLPKPLNISFESITDCSSCYDSAPIHDGHYEKEILPGFVLAFCRVDGYALSFAEPTLVTPEQSPREINVVLRRGRTAQIHCMDNNGTSVANARVVWNLPLVIPTRQKNALWFPGGEAVSDAEGMIQVEHCWDRPLKLEVIAPGYQMRRIPEAAIPTNEAFTCMLEKARPARIIVKDRVTGAPIEGAELLLLVSEGLYFYQCDLQNGLNPARDAMRLGVSDPSGQILFDTASEGTRYWCGIAAPNGRKIILDRPIVAGQETIDVEVGPPLSVRGTIFAPPDTSDVWNGPHEVGYEFILRIAHQSHGLMGNFDAVFKDGVAEFFYSNLWPCGIVLYGGEDRNVIDLREPVDNVELRLAPKVLKTEQAKRKVVVHFVVPEGNPAPQGTFRLDHIARPGDTHYTIRTFPILFGEVHTEVPVPTKLAYHMDRTAGYWIKQASEIVVDAGDEPFRLNVPTLPAGAIHGKISGSHSRGLNLTLKELEQAPSVDTQSLDVQPEYNADGEYSISPLPIGGVYCVMACADATTVISDSIALTEAEPIHEVNLTLPEGKTISGQVTLPDGTPLAGCTVMLKLAHPKMSSSNSTLTDGQGKFRFEHVNPEWGMSYSLEIRSRADFQPLYRKVKPGAIVDLRLEHGKVLEGTLIEDASGLPIPGAQVCAISLKQHGLVEAEVKTDKHGKFRFSTLSDGEYRLSARDAREIKEMLVTPDTGKPVELRVTLADWSTLKPAKKSQ
- a CDS encoding BlaI/MecI/CopY family transcriptional regulator, which codes for MKSASRPSELELQVLALMWENGPLTAREVSALMPDGKSRAYTTVLSVLQVMEKKGLVSHTQDGRANRYAAKAAKRAVLGPMLRQMVANVFGGSPSAAVQHLLQETKVSADELSEIRKVIAEHDTASKRGGKAK
- a CDS encoding 1,4-beta-xylanase, with product MFAMTSGVTAAVVAMALAQGPAPRWTEEKANTWYAAQPWLVGCNFSPSTAINQLEMWQADTFDPATIDRELGYAESLGFTSIRVFLHDLLWQQDAEGFCNRIDQFLSIADKHGIGVMFVPFDSVWDPYPKLGKQRDPKPHVHNSGWVQSPSIDVLKDPAKVDQLEPYVKGLLTRFGNDKRVQIWDLYNEPANM